The Coccinella septempunctata chromosome 6, icCocSept1.1, whole genome shotgun sequence genome segment CACCATATTTCCGATATCATCTCGGAGAGATTATGTGCGGCATGCTATTGGTGTCACATCACGCCACTATAACTGGCTTCGCCATCAACTTTGACGCCAGCAGCACCGCTATCATGTACATAAATCAGATTCAATGTACCAGGCTATCTGAAGGTGAAAATTATGGAGGTATAGAGCAGATCGATACGCGTTAAGAAGAGTTTTTGCACGCAGAAATGAAACCGGGAGTTGAGGGGTGGTTtcgaaaatgaatttcggaccAACACTGAAGAAATGAGTACAAAATCTACAAGAAAGAGTTTTAGGAGCAGGGAAAACAGAAAGAGAAACGCTTTATAGATCGATCATTCCAAAACATTCCTTGGGCACATTAACACTgcgagatctaagaagtatctggataTTACCAAGAATATTCTACATCTCCTTACTGGATTCCTTAGAGTGCATTATCACCTCAAGTAGCACCTACTGGGAATGGGTTTAGCAGAAACAATTGCAGGTTCTGTGAGGAGAAACTGAACAGTTCTGATGGGGACAAAACAGATCTAAGGCAGTGCAACGCAACCTCCCTCATACCTGCAATCTACAATCTAGATATCTATTCGAAAATGTCATTGCTTAAGACTTCAAATGCTTCGTAGGCAAACCGAATGGTGCTTTCTATGGTTATTAACTTTGAGCTCGAAGGATCTTGTATGCTCGGATTTGGCCAGTAAACGTAGAGGGGAGTTGACTATTAAgagcaacgtctctagacctttcaaaaaaaatgtttcttcttgctctgcaaaccagacctccacagcttttatcacCTCCTCaacgaaagaaaatttacgaccttttaaaaattttttcagtttaggaaagagatagagccaaatctggtgaataaggagaatgttctagtgattcaaaccctgaatcacgaatttattgcatggcaacatgagatttgtgtgcaggggcgttgcaataacaaaacacctttggatagctttccgcgtcttttctctttaattttttcccatagagtaggtcagtaatgttgaatagtaatctccggttattgttctgcccttatccaaaaaatcaatcatgcttACTCCATCccagaaaactgaagcaagaacttttccagcagatttttggacacgaaacttcttaggtcttggagaaccagaatgtcgccattccatcgattgttgtttcatttctggatcgtagaaattcaTCCAAGTCTCAGCtatagtaataattcggtttaagaagtctacatcattttcaaatcgagcacagatctaacgcgatgcttctacccttgcacgcttttggtcatcaTTCAAACTTTTGGGGATTTATTTTGCAGGAATTTTTCTCTTGTCCAAATTGATtcgaactatatgatgaacgcgttggtataaaatattcagttcttcagatatccattttagcccaattcgaaggtctgcatcgatattttcggggactgacacagaaaatgGCCTTTTCgatctgtcatcatcttcaatggaaaatttaccttttttgaagcttgcagtccaatttattacggtcgcatacgaaggacattgatcaccaagggtattaagtatatcttcataaatctgcttacctcttaacccttttaaatacgggtacttgatgatggctcgatactccaattcgtcgattttcacaatctcggtggacatcttctttttttaaatttattgcgtaactctggtttacttttttgacctcaaacttcacactgacacttctaatgagttattgttcgttgctgtggtaacgcaatattttttatgcatggaactggtctaggctaactagatatcaatacattctcgtattATAAAATGAGTGCAACGAGAGTTAGAGTCTCTACTTTTGTTTTGGAATCAAAATAACTCTTTGAGAATCGACGTCAGTCGTATTTTGAAGTGTAGCAACTTCCACTGGTTTTCTTTGCTCCATTATCCTCTGCGAAGATAAAGTGATAAATATCTGCGTCGAAGTGAACGTCAAAAACTACGGAGATCCAGAGATAGACGTTCCGGTTCCTCGCCAAAATCCTTCTCGGCGGAAAATCCATAAAAGTCGTCTCCTTAAAAAATAGGAAGAGCTCTCAGTAAAACGTTATCGTTCTTGTCTTGGCAATTACCTCGGAAAGAATGGGGAGATATATCAAAAGAAAATGGGATTTTCTTTCATTAAGTTAATTAAAATTATATGATCGTTAGTAAGCTCGGTTCCGACGCTACACTCGAGAACTGCCTCCATCTCTCGCGGTTGTTTGAATTTCATCCGGGCAACTGTGAGTGAATTTGATTACTGCTGGGGTGATATCGATGTCAATCCGGTGTAATTCTATTATGCACTTTGCTTGATTTGATGAGGAGATGCACGGGAGGAAgattcattcaaatatttggaaaGCGGGAGTTGATTCCGACGAACTGATGGAAGGAATTGACATTGCAACTCAAGGAGATGCATGGACCCACTAATCTAAAGCACCTGATCCTCCATTATCAAGTCACAAATTACAGTAGAGACTTCAGACTAAGTGCGAATAGGTGGAACCAACTGATAAAAGATTGTTTTACTCTGGATCGAAAATTATACAATCTACATAACACTCAAAACCTTCTCTTCGGGACACCCAATTTCGAGATAATTTTGAGTGGGGCTTACGTACGTCTAACTCTCAGGTTTTAACTCCCTATTGAAAACAAACCGTTTTAGATTATCCTCCGAAAATATCCAATGTATACACGAAGTAAGAGGCACACAAACTGAACGATCGATGAGATCAATTGCTCGTGAATATCATCGACACTGCTGAGTTGGATTACGCTTGCGCTGCTGGATCTCTAGAGTGCCCTAGAGGAAGAATAAGAGTGGGGCCTACGACCTCGACAAAACGGGAAACAAAAACAGATCTTCCATGTAGGAAGTCGACCACCAAAGCTGCCTCTACCCACTGATCGTTCAAAATGCTAACAATCGATATCAACCACTTCAAAACGCCATATTTTCCCTTCAGTCCCCGTATACGAGAAACAAGCTCAACAGGTGCAAATATCGATTTTCAACTTCATATGCGACAGGTAAATCTGTAGAGCTCATCTCAGATTCTACGGCATGTCAGATTCATCAACAAGACAGATTATGTATCCGCTACATCGCTGCTAAAGGACGGACAAATAGAGGTTTGGGGTCCTGTTTAATTTGAAACTGAATTGTCGATTCGGTTCTTTGATTGATTGTCTTTATTTCTACCCGCTTTATATTCGTTGTTGTTTGAACATGCTTCGGGAGTGCTTGTCGGAAGTTTGATAGTTCGGTTTCGGATTCAGCATCGGATTACACTGAATATTTTAAAGACAGATTGAGGTCTCCCTAAAGGGATAACAAAACAGCTTATGGTTCAACTCTGCAGAATGACTTTTTTGGGACTTAAATTGAAAGGAGATCCACCACGAAAACAGTCAAAAGGAACATCATGAAATGGTACACAACTGGTTCAAAAACCACGAAAAGAAATGGGTCGATGTTCAATATGGGTGAGCTCCTGCCTGAGCTTCTTTTAATGCAGAAGTACATTGGTAGATGTGTTGAAATAAACCTGGAAATAAACTATCAGAGATGTGACATAGCAATATAGTCTGACAGTCGAACTCTTTGAGCTCTCATGTCATTTGAAgactttcttcgaaattttaacACTGCGAGACCTTAACAAAGTCACGAAAACTCCAAAATAAGGAAATGTTCTATTCATCACACCATAAGTGACAGAAAATATTTGGAATGCTGATTTGTCAGCTTGTTCGAATGTCCTTGGCTTATTTTCGAAACCCTTCGTTGGATGCATGCATTCTACAAGAATAAACGAAGTTAAATAACTGTAAAAACTGTATTGAAACAAAGAAAGTCTTAATTTCAAGCCCCTCTTTAAGCATCTCCCCTTGCAGCTTCCAGAGCAGCACACGGCCAGAACGAACGGTCCTCTCACCGTTGCTCAATTCTAAAGTCTCTCCGCCACTAGAAAACGCTCTCCAGACGCGAACATTTTCTCCAAAAGTATCCCGTCGAGCACTCCATCCGATCTTTCTGTCCGCCAGCCAGTCCCTCCAATCAATATTTCAGTCCAGAGCACCCTAGCGCCACCAACTTTGCCTCTACGTTGGCACAGTTTCACGCCAACCGTTCAAAATGGTGGCGGTGGCTATCTGCTGCATTCTGGTGCTCCTCGCCGTCTTTATTGTGATCATAATAGTGGCTGGACGAAGCATCGACGAGGCAAGGACGAGGCACTGAATACTAGTCTTCCAAAACGAGAAGCAAACCGCAGGAATTGACTTAGGAATCCACCAAATCATCAAAGGATGTGTGTTTTCGCGACTACAGTGATTTGTGGCTGTTTTTCCCCAGCAAATAACGAGTTCATTAGGACATATCAAACACCAGCAAGTATACAACAGCAAGAATTGATCAGTGTTTTCACCCAGAAGGCCACATTTAAAGGATAACTCGTATATTTTTCTATTCAGCGATATTTAAGGACCGACAGGAAGTGCCATTTATCCAGAACACCTCCCTACGACCCTGGAACAATCTCGAAGGCCGGTTTTCAATGCGACCTTTTAGCCCTGGGGGATATCGATGTTGGTGGTGAATAAAACATTTCGCTACCTCCAAACCACCGAAATATGACACGTTTTTGGGTAGGATCAATAAGTTGATCGGGATGAGGCTACTTCATATCAACTACTATTTGTACAAATTTGAACTGATGAACTGTAGACAATAATTAACCTATGTAGATCTGTTCAAAGACAATGCTGACCTATTTATGATTTTCGCTTATTCCAAAATCGAATTAGACAAACTGTTAgcttcattttttcagttgCACTCTTTTTCGTCATTTCTAGATTAATTTCGAATTCAGTTTCAACTTTGGTAATTGCAGCAGCTGATAACAGTCACTAACTTGACCCATTAATCATGTTTTATCTGCCCGTTGACTATTTTTCCAGTTATTATATTTTGTGaggaataataaattaaaaccAGTAAAAATTCATTGTATTCCACGAAAAATAATATGATTAGGACTGATATTATCTTCCAGGTATAAGCATATTCATCTTACGATGACATCGTTGTGCTCAAAAGTCTTCAAAATGAGTTGTTTAGCATAATTAATGGTGGATTTACGCCAGAGTTCCTAAGAACTAAGGCCTAAGAGAGGAACAATCTGATTGGCAGTTGGCGTTCACGTGATCGCTGTCTTCCCATCAGATTGGTacctttcttaggtcttggttcTTGGGGACTCTGAATGAACCCACCACAAGATGTTAGCCGTTAGAGTTTAAGACTGTTGAATATTATTCGCTGTTTGTAACTGTGTTAAAGTAACCAATTAGTGGCTTATATGGGTAGTTTTCTACATTATAGAATTATATGGATTAATCATAGTGCCGGTTGTTGTTTTTGAtgtttttagaggatatgtaatttgtgaattttatatttgtaaCGTTATATACActgaaaagaaataaaaatattttacagcACAGTCTACAACCCTATCACCTATCACAATACATAAAATAAGTCTATATTTCGATACATTCAATGAACATGAACATAAAAAATACTACTGATGTAGGCTACACtgacaaataataaaaattatggtCCCATCACAGTTTAACAAGTTTTCCAAGATTTGATAACTTATATTTTGCAATATTCCAATGCTGTTGGTGTAAAAATATCAAGAAGTCACCGAAACAAAGAATAAATATGATCGTAAAGGGGCTTATCTTAGTTTTTATTTGTCTACTTCCAGTGGAAACTAAGGTAGGTAATAAACCTCGGAAAATCCTGTGTTTTACAGTGAATCACATCTTATACTCAAACCAAGGGCAtcttgagtttacgagtataaaGAAGTACAGATCTTATGCAACATTATCAAAGATTCAAGAATCTGAAAACAATATCAAATGAAAACTTTGCTTCGTTATTGAAACTTGAAGACAAATAATTTCTGGTAGTAACAGATTGATAGAAAATATTTCGATAGTAAGAGTAAATCTCTTTTTTCAACCCCCAAATTGAGTCGATCGATGAACATTCTTGTTTCAAATGTCATAGACTAAAAATCTGGGGcgtaattggaaaaaatgaatgaaaatagctGAAAAAACTCCAACTACACTGCATCTATCTGATTTTGAAAGTCTTTTTACATAAGTATCAGACGAACTCCAAAATTGAAGTCTCCACCCCTTCGAAATCCCCCATTCATTCGGAGTGTGAAGTTATCCCACCAGATCTCCACGCAGTTTTAGCAGAAACTCCGTTTAAAGTGCATATTAGCGAAACTCCAACCCGCATTGGTTCTCATGCGACGAGACTAAGCGTGGGCTGAAATAAATCAAGGGTCGAGAAACCAAAAGCGTCACATGTGCCATTACGGTGGAAAGGTTGAATAAGCTGTGTGC includes the following:
- the LOC123315292 gene encoding uncharacterized protein LOC123315292, which produces MVAVAICCILVLLAVFIVIIIVAGRSIDEARTRH